One window from the genome of Malus domestica chromosome 01, GDT2T_hap1 encodes:
- the LOC139198394 gene encoding uncharacterized protein: MYDGLYYLADDIYPRWSTFVKTVPRQRSAKEKHFASYQEGCRKDVERCFGILQARWAIVMGAAILFDVESLRSIMMACIILHNMIVEDEYDYEVVDEYEPDTMNNSITHMYCAHDATDELVQHEPLERDVCYNESLIQRYIAFQRPDMHNARQNDLIEHQWALKQVEDN, translated from the coding sequence ATGTACGACGGGCTATACTACCTAGCCGAcgacatttacccaaggtggtcaacatttgtcaaaacagtgccacgtcagcgaagtgcaaaggaaaaacactttgcaagctatcaagaggggtgcaggaaggatgtggagcgttgtttcggtatcctccaagctcgctGGGCGATCGTCATGGGTGCAGCCATattgtttgatgtagagtcgcttcgatccatcatgatggcgtgcatcattcttcacaacatgattgtggaagatgagtacgattatgaagttgttgatgaatatgagccagacacgatgaacaattcaataACACATATgtattgtgctcatgacgccacCGATGAGCTcgtgcaacatgagccattagaaagggatgtaTGTTACAATGAGAGTCTCATTCAACGATATATTGCATTTCAAAGGCCAGACATGCACAATGCTCGGCAaaatgacttgatagagcaccagtgggcattgaaacaagttgaagataattaa